The nucleotide window CGTTCTTATCTCCGCCACATGCAGCTAATACAAACATTAGTGCAAATAACATCGCTAGAAGAGCCCAACGTTGTTTCTTCATTTTATTTCCTCCCTTTTTTGCCTCAGCTAGAAATTGTACCTATAAACACTAGCCATATTTATCAAAACACATTTATCAAATTGATAAACGCGATGGTACCAATCTTTTCTGTACCAAATGTATTAGCGCTAAAATGAAAGCGCTAGCAACAAGTACAAAACCATAAATACATTCTAGTAAATCTTTCAAAAAAAATCAATTTTCAGTTTTTTCTGAATATAATAAATTAATAGTTTATTCAAGAAGCACCTATTTAAAGTTACTACTTTCATATCTTAACTATTTTATATGCAAAAAGTCTAGTATAATTTCATGAATTTTGAGAGAAATTTAGAAAATATTTTCTAAATTTCCCTCTTCATGCTATTAACCTAGGCGCTGCTTAGCATCTGCTGCACGACGTAAAGCTTGTCCAACATAGTTGATTGAAAGCATTAAAATTAAAATAAATAATGCTGCTGGTAGCCATACCCACCAATATGTTGACATAACTAACGGGTTATTTGCATATGCTACAAGTGTTCCTAATGAAGGCGTTGACGGTGGTAAACCGAAGCCTAAAAAAGTCAAACCTGTTTCAATCCCAATATTCCCTGCAAAGTTTAATGTTGCTTCAACAATTAAAATAGAACTAATATTTGGCATTACTTCCTTGAAAATAATAACAAAATCATTTGTACCAAGCGTTTTCGAAGCATTTACATAATCACGACGGCTTTCTGATAATGCTTTTGAACGTACGAGACGTGCAATACCAGTCCAACCGAATATACTCACAATGATAATAAACGTAAAAACTGTATACTTCGGTACAATTGTAATAAATACAATGATAATCATTAAAGATGGCAATGTGATGAAGAAGTCGATAATACGCATAAACATATTATCAATCCAGCCACCAAAATAACCACAGGCTAAACCGATAAAAATACCTGCTATACCTGTAATTAATGTAATCGCAATCGCAATTAATAACGAGTTTTTAGCCCCGATAATCAACTGTCCAAAAATATCACTACCACCAATATCTGCTCCAAGCCAATGAGCGGTACTCGGTGGTGCATATTTATCACGTAACGATACTTTCATGACCTCTGCTGGGTCGAAAAATAATGATGCGATAAAAACACCTGAAATCGTTAAAACCATCAAAACTAATGAAAACATCGCCACTTTATCTTTTAGAAACTCGCGCCATATTACTTGAAAGCCTGTTGGCGGAGCGCTGACGATTTCTTGTTCTTTTTTATTGTCTTTCTCTTTAACCACTTTTTTCACCTCTCCTTAACTTATTATTTTGTCTATTCAATCCTAATTCGTGGGTCAACAATACTCATAATAATATCGGATAATAGACTACCTAATAACGCTAAGAAGCCGTATAACATAACGAGTGCCGTGATAACACTATAGTCACGTGATGCAATAGACGAAATAAATAGTTGCCCCATACCTGGATATGCGAAAATTGTTTCAATGAAAATAGAACCGCCTAATAAGCCCGTAATTGTAAAACCAATAAATGCTGCAACTGGTAATAACGAGTTACGGAAAATATGTCGAGAATACACTTTACGTGCTGGCACACCTTTTGCTCGTGCTGTACGTACATAGTCCATGCCTTTTGCATCAACTACTTCTGTACGTAAATATTGGATAATTCCAACCGTTCCTAAAATCGCTGCTGTAAATGCAGGTAAAATCATATGATAGATTTTACTCATATAATAGCCAGCCGAGCCTGGCACTTCACGCACATCTACTGAGCCTGTTGTTGGGAACCAGTGTAATTGATAACCGAAGAAGTATAGCAAAATTAATGCTAATACGAATGTCGGTATGGCAAAGCTTACAAAACTATATAAAACTACCCCTCTGTCAAACCAGCTGTTATGGAAACGCCCTGCCAATACCCCTAATGGCACTGCGATTGCATAAAGCATTACAGCTGTTAATAACGATAACCAGAACGTATTTAACGCACGTTCACCGATTAATGTTGATACTTTTACTTTGTACGTATAACTGTTTCCAAACTCCCCTTGGAAAGCATTACCAACCCAACGCGCATATTGTTGATACCATGGATCATTCAAACCATTTATTTCACGCAATTCTTCAATACGTGCAGGATCTGTTTCAGGCGTAATTTTACCTGTAAATGGATCACCAGGCATGTTTTTCGCCATAATGAAAATTAATAAACTCAGCACAAATAATTGTGGAATCATAATTAAGAAACGTCTAATAATCGTTTTCCACATATTAATTGCCTCCCTTCAAAGCTGAAGAAGTTGCAGCGACAAAATGCGTGTCTGAAATTGGTGTTAAATCATACACTCGACCATTTTCATCGAAATACTGCTTATGCTCTACTTGATAGTTACGTTCTACTTCAATACGCTCACGTTTGCGTTCTTCACGTCCCATTGGTGAAACATCTGGAATTGCAGATAATAAGCGCTTTGTATAAATATGCTGTGGATTTTCATAAATATCATGCTTTGTACCAGACTCTACGAAACGTCCTTTATACATAATAGAAATATAGTCACACATATGCTTCACAACACCTAAGTCATGTGAAATAAATAAATAGCTTAAGCCATACTCTTCTTGAATATCTTTCATAAAGTTTAATACTTGTGCTTGTACAGATAAATCAAGTGCCGAAACTGGCTCATCCGCAATGATTAATTTAGGATTTGTCGCAATCGCACGTGCAATACCAAGACGTTGCTTTTGACCACCTGAAAATTCATGTGGATATTTTAATTTCGCATCTTCTGGCATACCAACAATCGCTAAAAGCTCATTGATTCTGCGACTTTCCTCCTGAGGCGTTAGCTTCAAAAAGTTGCGAATTGGCTCTGCTAAAATATCTTGTACACGCTTTCTTGGATTCATACTTGAATGAGAATCTTGGAAAATCATTTGAATATCACGATTATAAGCCGACGTACGATCACGACGCTTATTCGTTACATTTTCACCCTCATAAATAATAGATCCTGAAGAAATTTT belongs to Lysinibacillus louembei and includes:
- the opp4B gene encoding oligopeptide ABC transporter permease; this encodes MWKTIIRRFLIMIPQLFVLSLLIFIMAKNMPGDPFTGKITPETDPARIEELREINGLNDPWYQQYARWVGNAFQGEFGNSYTYKVKVSTLIGERALNTFWLSLLTAVMLYAIAVPLGVLAGRFHNSWFDRGVVLYSFVSFAIPTFVLALILLYFFGYQLHWFPTTGSVDVREVPGSAGYYMSKIYHMILPAFTAAILGTVGIIQYLRTEVVDAKGMDYVRTARAKGVPARKVYSRHIFRNSLLPVAAFIGFTITGLLGGSIFIETIFAYPGMGQLFISSIASRDYSVITALVMLYGFLALLGSLLSDIIMSIVDPRIRIE
- a CDS encoding ABC transporter permease: MVKEKDNKKEQEIVSAPPTGFQVIWREFLKDKVAMFSLVLMVLTISGVFIASLFFDPAEVMKVSLRDKYAPPSTAHWLGADIGGSDIFGQLIIGAKNSLLIAIAITLITGIAGIFIGLACGYFGGWIDNMFMRIIDFFITLPSLMIIIVFITIVPKYTVFTFIIIVSIFGWTGIARLVRSKALSESRRDYVNASKTLGTNDFVIIFKEVMPNISSILIVEATLNFAGNIGIETGLTFLGFGLPPSTPSLGTLVAYANNPLVMSTYWWVWLPAALFILILMLSINYVGQALRRAADAKQRLG
- a CDS encoding ATP-binding cassette domain-containing protein produces the protein MSFMQIKDLKVHYPIRGGFFNTVIDNVYAVDGISMEFEKGKAYGLVGESGCGKSTTGKSIIGLEKISSGSIIYEGENVTNKRRDRTSAYNRDIQMIFQDSHSSMNPRKRVQDILAEPIRNFLKLTPQEESRRINELLAIVGMPEDAKLKYPHEFSGGQKQRLGIARAIATNPKLIIADEPVSALDLSVQAQVLNFMKDIQEEYGLSYLFISHDLGVVKHMCDYISIMYKGRFVESGTKHDIYENPQHIYTKRLLSAIPDVSPMGREERKRERIEVERNYQVEHKQYFDENGRVYDLTPISDTHFVAATSSALKGGN